The DNA sequence CGCGGGTATTGCCGGTTGGCGGAGAGTATATTACGAATGACTTGGCAATCGGCTTCCGCACACATTTTGACGTCGCGGAGAAAATTAAACTCACACACGGTTGCGCCGATCTTGATGAAGCGTCGTCTGACACGACGTTTAAAGTTCCGACCATCGGCAGTGACAAAGAATACGAATTTAGCCAACTCGACTTAGCTGAAATCGTCGAGCCGCGCGTCGAGGAGATCTTTCATTTAATTGCACTGGAAGTCGAACAGATGGGGTACTCGGAAACGTTTGCCGGCGGCTATGTCCTTACCGGTGGCGTTATGTCCTTACCCGGTGCGCTCACGGTGGCGCGTTCGGTACTCGGTTCGTCCGTTCGCAGGGCAGAACCGGACGACGTCGGCGTGAAGGACCCATCTTATACGAGCGGAGTCGGCCTTATTCGCTTCGCCCTAAAAAAACAACCGGGTCTCACGCGGGTGTCGCCCACTGCAAACTCGGCAAAAAAGAAACGTCCCGGACGCAAACAGCCTTTTTTTCAGCGCATAAAAGATTGGTTTAACGAAATGGTTTAAGCATTATTTTAGTCAGCTTTGTGACTTCGAGGGGGAGCGACGATGTTAGAATTTGATATTGAAACAGAACAAATTGCGTGTATTAAAGTAATCGGTGTCGGTGGTGGCGGCGGCAACGCCGTCAACCGCATGATCGAAAGCGGCATTCAAGGGGTCGAGTTTATCGCAGTCAATACTGATGCACAAGCGTTAAATAGTTCACTCGCCGACACGAAACTGCGCATCGGGGATAAATTGACACGCGGCTTAGGGGCAGGTGCTGATCCAGAAGTAGGTAAAAAAGCTGCCGAAGAGTCGCGGGAAATGATTGAGCACGCGCTCAACGGTGCCGATATGGTGTTTGTGACGGCAGGCATGGGCGGTGGGACCGGGACAGGAGCGGCGCCAACCATCGCTGAAATCGCGCGCGAGCAAGGCGCACTAACTGTAGGGGTCGTGACGCGCCCGTTTACGTTTGAAGGACGGCGCCGTTCGCAACAAGCAATCAACGGGATCAGTGTACTTAAAGAGAAAGTCGATACGCTTATTGTCATTCCGAACGACCGATTGTTAGAAATTGTCGACAAGAACACCCCGATGTTAGAAGCGTTTCAGGAGGCGGACAACGTGTTGCGCCAAGGGGTACAAGGTATTTCTGACCTCATCGCCGTCCCAGGTCTCATTAACCTCGACTTCGCCGACGTGAAGACGATTATGACGGAACGCGGTTCGGCACTAATGGGGATTGGCATGGCGACGGGTGAGAACCGCGCGGCCGAAGCAGCGAAAAAGGCGATTTCGAGCCCGCTACTCGAAACGTCGATCGACGGTGCGCGCGGCGTGCTGATGAACATTACGGGCGGGACGAATTTGAGCTTATACGAAGTGAACGAAGCCGCTGATATCGTCGCTTCTGCCTCCGACCAAGAAGTGAACATGATTTTTGGGGCGGTCATCCGCGAAGATTTGAAGGACGAATTACTCGTGACCGTTATTGCGACCGGATTTGAACACCGCGAGCAAGAGCAGCAGGCTAAGCCGACGCGACCGCAAATGCAGCGCAACCGGGTGGCGAATCGGAAAGAGACGAACAAACTCGATATTAAGCCGTTCGGCTCCGGGGACAAAGACAACCTAGATATCCCGACTTTTTTGCGCCGACCGAGGTAATTCCTTGCTTCAGACGAGGCGATGGAATTGACGGTGGAAAAAGTTGAATGAGGGAAGACACGACAGTCCGGTAACGTGTGCCGTTACCGGACTGTTTGTCGTTCGTCAAAAAGATCGGACGGCGGAGCGTGACTCGCTCTCGGGCAAAGGGTTACAAGTGGCACGAGTGTAAGCCGCGCTTGGCTAAGTACTTCTGATGGTATTCTTCGGCGGGGTAAAACGTCTGTGCCGGCGTTATCTCAGTAACGATCGGTTTTTTGTACACTCCCGACTGCGCTAAAGCCTTTTTCGACGCTATGGCAGTCGCTTTT is a window from the Numidum massiliense genome containing:
- the ftsZ gene encoding cell division protein FtsZ; the protein is MLEFDIETEQIACIKVIGVGGGGGNAVNRMIESGIQGVEFIAVNTDAQALNSSLADTKLRIGDKLTRGLGAGADPEVGKKAAEESREMIEHALNGADMVFVTAGMGGGTGTGAAPTIAEIAREQGALTVGVVTRPFTFEGRRRSQQAINGISVLKEKVDTLIVIPNDRLLEIVDKNTPMLEAFQEADNVLRQGVQGISDLIAVPGLINLDFADVKTIMTERGSALMGIGMATGENRAAEAAKKAISSPLLETSIDGARGVLMNITGGTNLSLYEVNEAADIVASASDQEVNMIFGAVIREDLKDELLVTVIATGFEHREQEQQAKPTRPQMQRNRVANRKETNKLDIKPFGSGDKDNLDIPTFLRRPR